A stretch of Brassica rapa cultivar Chiifu-401-42 chromosome A08, CAAS_Brap_v3.01, whole genome shotgun sequence DNA encodes these proteins:
- the LOC103832595 gene encoding serine/arginine-rich SC35-like splicing factor SCL33 isoform X3 — protein MRGRSYIPSPSQSPPRGHGRRGRSPSPSPRGGGRYRARSRDLRTSLFVRQLSRDCRYPRRFGFVQFEDPADAAEAKDHMDGYVLLGRKMAVEFAENNRKTPTEMRAKQGGDGRFRDRWRSSPPYPSRSPMSSRSPSPYRRRHSSRRKEGYDRRRRSYSRSPASNGSRGRSASPATSKSRSISRSPRRSISRSPRRRSISRSPRRNKSTSLRRRRSNTYTSEQKQE, from the exons ATGAGGGGAAGGAGCTACATCCCATCACCATCACAATCACCACCTAGAGGTCATGGAAGGCGAGGTcgaagcccaagcccaagccctaGAGGAGGAGGCCGATATAGAGCTCGTAGCAGGGACCTCCGTACCAGTCTTTTTGTTCGCCAACTAAGCCGTGATTGCAG ATATCCGAGAAGGTTTGGCTTCGTTCAATTTGAGGATCCTGCTGATGCTGCTGAAGCAAAAGATCACATGGATGGTTACGTTCTTCTTGGCCGTAAGATGGCTGTTGAGTTTGCTGAAAATAACAGGAAGACACCGACTGAAATGAGAGCAAAGCAGGGTGGTGATGGAAG GTTTCGGGATAGATGGCGTAGTTCCCCTCCTTACCCCTCTCGCTCGCCTATGTCTTCTCGTTCTCCTTCTCCTTATAGAAGACGTCACTCAAG TCGCAGGAAAGAAGGATATGATAGGAGGAGGAGGTCCTACTCACGCTCACCCGCCAGCAATGGCTCAAGGGGTCGCAGTGCAAGTCCAGCCACAAGTAAGAGCCGCAGCATAAGCCGTAGCCCCAGAAGAAGCATTAGCCGTAGCCCACGCAGAAGAAGTATTAGCCGTAGCCCGAGGAGAAACAAGAGTACGAGTCTTAGGAGAAGAAGGAGCAACACCTATACCAGCGAGCAGAAACAGGAGTAG
- the LOC103832595 gene encoding serine/arginine-rich SC35-like splicing factor SCL33 isoform X2, translated as MRGRSYIPSPSQSPPRGHGRRGRSPSPSPRGGGRYRARSRDLRTSLFVRQLSRDCREGDLRKSFKQFGPLKDIHLPTDHRTGYPRRFGFVQFEDPADAAEAKDHMDGYVLLGRKMAVEFAENNRKTPTEMRAKQGGDGRFRDRWRSSPPYPSRSPMSSRSPSPYRRRHSRKEGYDRRRRSYSRSPASNGSRGRSASPATSKSRSISRSPRRSISRSPRRRSISRSPRRNKSTSLRRRRSNTYTSEQKQE; from the exons ATGAGGGGAAGGAGCTACATCCCATCACCATCACAATCACCACCTAGAGGTCATGGAAGGCGAGGTcgaagcccaagcccaagccctaGAGGAGGAGGCCGATATAGAGCTCGTAGCAGGGACCTCCGTACCAGTCTTTTTGTTCGCCAACTAAGCCGTGATTGCAG GGAAGGAGATCTCAGGAAGTCATTTAAACAGTTCGGTCCTCTCAAGGACATTCACTTGCCAACGGATCATCGTACGGG ATATCCGAGAAGGTTTGGCTTCGTTCAATTTGAGGATCCTGCTGATGCTGCTGAAGCAAAAGATCACATGGATGGTTACGTTCTTCTTGGCCGTAAGATGGCTGTTGAGTTTGCTGAAAATAACAGGAAGACACCGACTGAAATGAGAGCAAAGCAGGGTGGTGATGGAAG GTTTCGGGATAGATGGCGTAGTTCCCCTCCTTACCCCTCTCGCTCGCCTATGTCTTCTCGTTCTCCTTCTCCTTATAGAAGACGTCACTCAAG GAAAGAAGGATATGATAGGAGGAGGAGGTCCTACTCACGCTCACCCGCCAGCAATGGCTCAAGGGGTCGCAGTGCAAGTCCAGCCACAAGTAAGAGCCGCAGCATAAGCCGTAGCCCCAGAAGAAGCATTAGCCGTAGCCCACGCAGAAGAAGTATTAGCCGTAGCCCGAGGAGAAACAAGAGTACGAGTCTTAGGAGAAGAAGGAGCAACACCTATACCAGCGAGCAGAAACAGGAGTAG
- the LOC103832595 gene encoding serine/arginine-rich SC35-like splicing factor SCL33 isoform X1, whose amino-acid sequence MRGRSYIPSPSQSPPRGHGRRGRSPSPSPRGGGRYRARSRDLRTSLFVRQLSRDCREGDLRKSFKQFGPLKDIHLPTDHRTGYPRRFGFVQFEDPADAAEAKDHMDGYVLLGRKMAVEFAENNRKTPTEMRAKQGGDGRFRDRWRSSPPYPSRSPMSSRSPSPYRRRHSSRRKEGYDRRRRSYSRSPASNGSRGRSASPATSKSRSISRSPRRSISRSPRRRSISRSPRRNKSTSLRRRRSNTYTSEQKQE is encoded by the exons ATGAGGGGAAGGAGCTACATCCCATCACCATCACAATCACCACCTAGAGGTCATGGAAGGCGAGGTcgaagcccaagcccaagccctaGAGGAGGAGGCCGATATAGAGCTCGTAGCAGGGACCTCCGTACCAGTCTTTTTGTTCGCCAACTAAGCCGTGATTGCAG GGAAGGAGATCTCAGGAAGTCATTTAAACAGTTCGGTCCTCTCAAGGACATTCACTTGCCAACGGATCATCGTACGGG ATATCCGAGAAGGTTTGGCTTCGTTCAATTTGAGGATCCTGCTGATGCTGCTGAAGCAAAAGATCACATGGATGGTTACGTTCTTCTTGGCCGTAAGATGGCTGTTGAGTTTGCTGAAAATAACAGGAAGACACCGACTGAAATGAGAGCAAAGCAGGGTGGTGATGGAAG GTTTCGGGATAGATGGCGTAGTTCCCCTCCTTACCCCTCTCGCTCGCCTATGTCTTCTCGTTCTCCTTCTCCTTATAGAAGACGTCACTCAAG TCGCAGGAAAGAAGGATATGATAGGAGGAGGAGGTCCTACTCACGCTCACCCGCCAGCAATGGCTCAAGGGGTCGCAGTGCAAGTCCAGCCACAAGTAAGAGCCGCAGCATAAGCCGTAGCCCCAGAAGAAGCATTAGCCGTAGCCCACGCAGAAGAAGTATTAGCCGTAGCCCGAGGAGAAACAAGAGTACGAGTCTTAGGAGAAGAAGGAGCAACACCTATACCAGCGAGCAGAAACAGGAGTAG
- the LOC103832596 gene encoding uncharacterized protein LOC103832596 isoform X2, which produces MATESISLNPLSFPRLTKNPSNQFRKRRNLSCRIRRSQSGAICSKTSDYQDYQSYARPLRLLPAEEVKVSTANPSLTVTESRSLYKVKLQTSNLFGSGISDMNARVLLCLIDDKGDSLLQTIPATLSSNDESFKFQRGSVDEFTFLGPELGKIRAVWISLESGQWRVGGVSLWVVKGHVLGETNVEEAYCYRYDFEVDEILLGESSDLSMVELRPTRITELADSDQISSSSAPNLDLTAVGVSNEESMEEYENLKLSLLLYDAVLILLGSSLVSFSLGENSAVAFFFGGTVGFLYLLLLQRSVDELQVPATSSSSENTNQIFRGGLKIPVLSLALAIGLSVLAVRGYNPTAFAVTPREIVVGTLGFLVCKVAVVLAAFKPLKDGS; this is translated from the exons ATGGCGACGGAGTCGATTTCTCTTAACCCTTTATCTTTCCCGAGGTTAACGAAGAACCCATCAAATCAATTTCGTAAAAGGAGAAACCTTTCCTGTCGAATTCGTCGTTCTCAATCCGGTGCAATCTGCTCGAAGACATCTGATTATCAAG ATTACCAGAGCTATGCAAGACCTTTGCGTCTCTTACCAGCAGAAGAAGTGAAAGTTTCTACTGCAAACCCATCCTTAACTGTTACCGAATCTCGCTCTCTTTATAAGGTGAAGCTCCAGACAAGTAACTTGTTCGGTTCAGGGATCAGCGACATGAATGCTAGAGTTCTTTTATGCTTGATAGACGACAAGGGCGATTCGCTTTTACAGACAATACCTGCAACTTTGTCAAGCAATGATGAAAGCTTCAAGTTTCAGAGAGGCTCCGTTGATGAGTTCACGTTTCTAGGGCCGGAACTCGGCAAGATCAGAGCTGTTTGGATCAGTCTTGAGTCTG GACAATGGAGAGTTGGAGGAGTGAGCTTGTGGGTGGTTAAAGGACATGTTCTCGGAGAGACCAATGTAGAAGAAGCCTACTGTTACCGATATGATTTTGAAGTCGATGAGATCTTGCTTGGAGAGAGCAGTGACCTGTCAATGGTGGAACTCAGACCTACACGTATCACTGAACTCGCTGACTCTGATCAAATCTCTTCATCTTCAGCTCCTAATCTTGACCTTACAGCCGTTGGAGTCTCGAACGAGGAAAGCATGGAAGAATATGAAAACTTGAAACTCTCTCTGCTTCTCTATGATGCAGTTCTCATCCTTCTCGGAAGTTCTCTCGTTTCCTTCTCTCTAGGTGAAAACTCCGCCGTTGCTTTCTTCTTTGGTGGTACAGTTGGGTTTCTCTACTTGCTGCTCCTACAGAGATCAGTAGATGAACTCCAAGTACCAGCAACTTCTTCCTCATCCGAAAACACCAATCAAATCTTCAGGGGAGGACTCAAGATTCCTGTTTTGAGTCTCGCATTGGCCATAGGATTGTCGGTTTTAGCAGTCAGAGGTTACAATCCCACTGCCTTTGCGGTTACTCCAAGAGAGATTGTGGTGGGGACTTTGGGGTTTCTTGTGTGCAAAGTAGCCGTTGTTTTGGCTGCGTTTAAGCCCTTGAAGGATGGGTCTTGA
- the LOC103832596 gene encoding uncharacterized protein LOC103832596 isoform X1, with product MATESISLNPLSFPRLTKNPSNQFRKRRNLSCRIRRSQSGAICSKTSDYQGLVVLDYQSYARPLRLLPAEEVKVSTANPSLTVTESRSLYKVKLQTSNLFGSGISDMNARVLLCLIDDKGDSLLQTIPATLSSNDESFKFQRGSVDEFTFLGPELGKIRAVWISLESGQWRVGGVSLWVVKGHVLGETNVEEAYCYRYDFEVDEILLGESSDLSMVELRPTRITELADSDQISSSSAPNLDLTAVGVSNEESMEEYENLKLSLLLYDAVLILLGSSLVSFSLGENSAVAFFFGGTVGFLYLLLLQRSVDELQVPATSSSSENTNQIFRGGLKIPVLSLALAIGLSVLAVRGYNPTAFAVTPREIVVGTLGFLVCKVAVVLAAFKPLKDGS from the exons ATGGCGACGGAGTCGATTTCTCTTAACCCTTTATCTTTCCCGAGGTTAACGAAGAACCCATCAAATCAATTTCGTAAAAGGAGAAACCTTTCCTGTCGAATTCGTCGTTCTCAATCCGGTGCAATCTGCTCGAAGACATCTGATTATCAAG GTTTGGTGGTTTTAGATTACCAGAGCTATGCAAGACCTTTGCGTCTCTTACCAGCAGAAGAAGTGAAAGTTTCTACTGCAAACCCATCCTTAACTGTTACCGAATCTCGCTCTCTTTATAAGGTGAAGCTCCAGACAAGTAACTTGTTCGGTTCAGGGATCAGCGACATGAATGCTAGAGTTCTTTTATGCTTGATAGACGACAAGGGCGATTCGCTTTTACAGACAATACCTGCAACTTTGTCAAGCAATGATGAAAGCTTCAAGTTTCAGAGAGGCTCCGTTGATGAGTTCACGTTTCTAGGGCCGGAACTCGGCAAGATCAGAGCTGTTTGGATCAGTCTTGAGTCTG GACAATGGAGAGTTGGAGGAGTGAGCTTGTGGGTGGTTAAAGGACATGTTCTCGGAGAGACCAATGTAGAAGAAGCCTACTGTTACCGATATGATTTTGAAGTCGATGAGATCTTGCTTGGAGAGAGCAGTGACCTGTCAATGGTGGAACTCAGACCTACACGTATCACTGAACTCGCTGACTCTGATCAAATCTCTTCATCTTCAGCTCCTAATCTTGACCTTACAGCCGTTGGAGTCTCGAACGAGGAAAGCATGGAAGAATATGAAAACTTGAAACTCTCTCTGCTTCTCTATGATGCAGTTCTCATCCTTCTCGGAAGTTCTCTCGTTTCCTTCTCTCTAGGTGAAAACTCCGCCGTTGCTTTCTTCTTTGGTGGTACAGTTGGGTTTCTCTACTTGCTGCTCCTACAGAGATCAGTAGATGAACTCCAAGTACCAGCAACTTCTTCCTCATCCGAAAACACCAATCAAATCTTCAGGGGAGGACTCAAGATTCCTGTTTTGAGTCTCGCATTGGCCATAGGATTGTCGGTTTTAGCAGTCAGAGGTTACAATCCCACTGCCTTTGCGGTTACTCCAAGAGAGATTGTGGTGGGGACTTTGGGGTTTCTTGTGTGCAAAGTAGCCGTTGTTTTGGCTGCGTTTAAGCCCTTGAAGGATGGGTCTTGA